The genomic interval TAAATGGAATCTACACCCAGCGCTTTAACCGTAAATATAAACGAAGCGGGCACCTTTTCCAGGGTCGCTACAGAGCGATTCTCGTAGAAAAAGAGGCATATCTTCTCAAGCTTTGCCGGTATGTCGCGCTTAATCCGGTTAGGGCAAAGATTGTCGATAAACCTGAAAAGTGGCCTTATGGCAGCTACTGCACATACGCGGGCCTTAATTCAAGCTCTTTTCTCCATACCGACTATACTTTAAGCCGATTTGGTCGCACGAAAAAGAAAGCTCAATTAGCCTACCGGGATTTTGTGGCCGAAGGGATTGGCAAGCCTTCTCCCTGGTCGTCTCTGGTCGGTCAAATATACATGGGAAGCGAGAATTTTTTAAGCGAGCTTGAAAAGAGCCTTAGAGAGAAAGATATCTGCGAAGAGGTACCTGTTTCACAGAGATATCCGGTGCGACCGACAATGGATAAAATCTTAGAGCTGGTGGCTAAATTCTATGGAGTAGATCCGGTGGACACAAAAACGCCTCGCGCTAAGGGAGCGGCCAGAGATACAGCCATCTACCTGTGCCGGCAGCTTGGTGGGTATGACCTTAAGACAATCGCAGGGCGATTTAAAATGAGCTACCCGCGAGTAAGCCAGATTGTCGGTAAGGTTAATGCGGGCGCAGAATCGGACACGGATATTAAGGAGCTGTTGAGGTCGCTGGAGGCGGATGGCTCAAGGTAGCAAGGTAGCAAGGCAGCTATTGTGTGCTTGGGATGTACGTTGCTTGGCTGGGAAATTAAAAAATAAAGACCTGACCCCTGATTATTCAAGGTGAGGCGCTAGCGACAGTATACGGCGATGCGTTTAATACC from Actinomycetota bacterium carries:
- a CDS encoding transposase — encoded protein: MARPLRLEFPGALYHITARGNERKEIYREQEDYILFLKTLSQVVGETGWLLHAYCLMPNHYHLLLETREANLSKGMRQLNGIYTQRFNRKYKRSGHLFQGRYRAILVEKEAYLLKLCRYVALNPVRAKIVDKPEKWPYGSYCTYAGLNSSSFLHTDYTLSRFGRTKKKAQLAYRDFVAEGIGKPSPWSSLVGQIYMGSENFLSELEKSLREKDICEEVPVSQRYPVRPTMDKILELVAKFYGVDPVDTKTPRAKGAARDTAIYLCRQLGGYDLKTIAGRFKMSYPRVSQIVGKVNAGAESDTDIKELLRSLEADGSR